In a genomic window of Chrysemys picta bellii isolate R12L10 chromosome 23, ASM1138683v2, whole genome shotgun sequence:
- the IFNLR1 gene encoding interferon lambda receptor 1 isoform X2, which yields MSAGRIGILVALSSLQQILGSVALGQPTVRLSPPRNVTLLSKDFGMALTWLPGEGSPPDVLYTVRYRKWTQVKRWKKVQHCRNISQTTCNLTCVKDPYNKFSARVKALLAGRQSPWVESGFMEYHFDVELAPPALEVSVSESTINVGAAFPLASCVESTFIDLKYDLDFWEAGTEDKIQYCDNMKWDKITINTREISGNYCLSARASFQVIKLKHSEFSKPVCVLFKSKAVDWKFLVTIAVPLFVLLFLCAAAPSILCKQAAKRVKRPQALDFSHFRAPGTILEKEPSEKEFFEEDLLACMEKPELGGRRSGPSVRNNVSLNASLPSLWEEEEEDDSSSFRPYTEMPRFLKRAPNCQVASTSHQGTQSGSELGGSHLEGGSVSDLAGLGFSQPVWRRGSAKEDTSGFQDSEKSFFSESSSLGDFSLIEARYPATNGHGELVCQEDTFLQMTVLTEGLNGKPPAYEQSLQRRHPHNTNHQWHPYPDPIVCVALEVSQDSDGFPLEGQLVCFQTLKLAEDEGIASDSDSLTVCSEEDPPSLASLVGETFEAETRGKGGSLQQESDPIFKFQGYQHVRYMPRN from the exons ATGTCTGCCGGGAGAATCGGAATCCTGGTAGCTCTGTCTTCCTTACAGCAGATTCTAG GCtctgtagctctggggcagcccaccGTGCGACTGTCCCCCCCTCGCAACGTGACGCTGCTGTCGAAGGATTTCGGCATGGCTTTGACGTGGCTCCCCGGCGAGGGGTCCCCACCAGATGTGCTGTATACTGTGAGATACCGAAA ATGGACTCAAGTAAAGCGGTGGAAAAAGGTCCAACACTGCAGAAACATTTCCCAAACCACCTGCAATCTGACTTGTGTGAAAGACCCATACAACAAATTCAGCGCCCGTGTCAAAGCCCTGTTGGCAGGGCGCCAGTCCCCCTGGGTGGAGTCGGGATTCATGGAATATCATTTTGATG TGGAACTGGCTCCCCCGGCACTAGAAGTGAGCGTGTCGGAAAGTACAATCAATGTGGGTGCCGCTTTCCCCCTGGCTTCCTGTGTGGAGAGCACCTTTATCGATCTGAAGTATGACCTGGACTTCTGGGAAGCCGGAACTGAAGACAAG ATTCAGTACTGCGACAACATGAAGTGGGACAAGATAACAATCAACACTCGGGAGATCAGCGGCAATTACTGTCTGAGTGCCAGGGCTTCTTTCCAAGTAATCAAACTAAAACACAGCGAGTTCTCCAAGCCGGTGTGCGTGCTGTTCAAGTCCAAAG CCGTGGACTGGAAGTTCCTAGTCACCATTGCAGTCCCATTGTTTGTCCTGCTTTTCCTTTGCGCTGCTGCTCCGTCCATCCTATGTAAACAAGCTGCCAAGAGAGTGAAGAGGCCTCAAGCTTTG GACTTCTCCCATTTCAGGGCTCCTGGGACAATCCTTGAGAAGGAGCCCAGCGAAAAGGAGTTCTTTGAGGAAGACCTCCTAGCCTGCATGGAGAAGCCAGAattgggagggagaaggagtggtCCTTCAGTGAGGAACAACGTATCACTAAATGCTTCTCTCCCCTCActctgggaggaagaggaggaggatgacagcAGCAGTTTCAGACCCTACACTGAAATGCCTCGGTTCCTGAAGAGAGCTCCCAACTGCCAAGTAGCCAGCACGAGTCACCAAGGGACCCAATCGGGTTCTGAACTGGGCGGCTCCCACCTTGAGGGAGGATCTGTGTCTGACCTAGCAGGGTTAGGGTTCTCTCAGCCTGTTTGGAGAAGGGGCTCGGCCAAGGAGGACACCTCTGGGTTCCAAGACAGTGAGAAATCCTTCTTTTCTGAGAGTTCCTCCTTGGGAGACTTCTCTCTCATTGAAGCCCGATATCCAGCTACTAATGGACATGGGGAGCTTGTCTGCCAAGAAGACACCTTCCTTCAGATGACTGTGTTGACAGAGGGGCTGAATGGGAAGCCTCCTGCTTATGAGCAAAGCCTGCAAAGGAGACATCCCCATAACACCAACCATCAGTGGCATCCTTATCCTGACCCAATAGTGTGTGTCGCACTAGAAGTCAGCCAGGACTCCGACGGCTTCCCTCTTGAGGGGCAGCTTGTTTGCTTTCAGACTTTAAAGCTCGCAGAGGACGAGGGCATCGCAAGCGACAGCGACAGCCTCACTGTGTGCTCGGAAGAAGACCCACCATCCCTGGCCTCACTAGTAGGCGAGACTTTTGAAGCTGAGACACGGGGGAAAGGTGGCAGCTTGCAGCAAGAGAGCGATCCAATCTTTAAATTCCAGGGATATCAGCATGTGCGTTATATGCCAAGGAACTGA
- the IFNLR1 gene encoding interferon lambda receptor 1 isoform X1, with the protein MSAGRIGILVALSSLQQILGSVALGQPTVRLSPPRNVTLLSKDFGMALTWLPGEGSPPDVLYTVRYRKWTQVKRWKKVQHCRNISQTTCNLTCVKDPYNKFSARVKALLAGRQSPWVESGFMEYHFDVELAPPALEVSVSESTINVGAAFPLASCVESTFIDLKYDLDFWEAGTEDKQIQYCDNMKWDKITINTREISGNYCLSARASFQVIKLKHSEFSKPVCVLFKSKAVDWKFLVTIAVPLFVLLFLCAAAPSILCKQAAKRVKRPQALDFSHFRAPGTILEKEPSEKEFFEEDLLACMEKPELGGRRSGPSVRNNVSLNASLPSLWEEEEEDDSSSFRPYTEMPRFLKRAPNCQVASTSHQGTQSGSELGGSHLEGGSVSDLAGLGFSQPVWRRGSAKEDTSGFQDSEKSFFSESSSLGDFSLIEARYPATNGHGELVCQEDTFLQMTVLTEGLNGKPPAYEQSLQRRHPHNTNHQWHPYPDPIVCVALEVSQDSDGFPLEGQLVCFQTLKLAEDEGIASDSDSLTVCSEEDPPSLASLVGETFEAETRGKGGSLQQESDPIFKFQGYQHVRYMPRN; encoded by the exons ATGTCTGCCGGGAGAATCGGAATCCTGGTAGCTCTGTCTTCCTTACAGCAGATTCTAG GCtctgtagctctggggcagcccaccGTGCGACTGTCCCCCCCTCGCAACGTGACGCTGCTGTCGAAGGATTTCGGCATGGCTTTGACGTGGCTCCCCGGCGAGGGGTCCCCACCAGATGTGCTGTATACTGTGAGATACCGAAA ATGGACTCAAGTAAAGCGGTGGAAAAAGGTCCAACACTGCAGAAACATTTCCCAAACCACCTGCAATCTGACTTGTGTGAAAGACCCATACAACAAATTCAGCGCCCGTGTCAAAGCCCTGTTGGCAGGGCGCCAGTCCCCCTGGGTGGAGTCGGGATTCATGGAATATCATTTTGATG TGGAACTGGCTCCCCCGGCACTAGAAGTGAGCGTGTCGGAAAGTACAATCAATGTGGGTGCCGCTTTCCCCCTGGCTTCCTGTGTGGAGAGCACCTTTATCGATCTGAAGTATGACCTGGACTTCTGGGAAGCCGGAACTGAAGACAAG CAGATTCAGTACTGCGACAACATGAAGTGGGACAAGATAACAATCAACACTCGGGAGATCAGCGGCAATTACTGTCTGAGTGCCAGGGCTTCTTTCCAAGTAATCAAACTAAAACACAGCGAGTTCTCCAAGCCGGTGTGCGTGCTGTTCAAGTCCAAAG CCGTGGACTGGAAGTTCCTAGTCACCATTGCAGTCCCATTGTTTGTCCTGCTTTTCCTTTGCGCTGCTGCTCCGTCCATCCTATGTAAACAAGCTGCCAAGAGAGTGAAGAGGCCTCAAGCTTTG GACTTCTCCCATTTCAGGGCTCCTGGGACAATCCTTGAGAAGGAGCCCAGCGAAAAGGAGTTCTTTGAGGAAGACCTCCTAGCCTGCATGGAGAAGCCAGAattgggagggagaaggagtggtCCTTCAGTGAGGAACAACGTATCACTAAATGCTTCTCTCCCCTCActctgggaggaagaggaggaggatgacagcAGCAGTTTCAGACCCTACACTGAAATGCCTCGGTTCCTGAAGAGAGCTCCCAACTGCCAAGTAGCCAGCACGAGTCACCAAGGGACCCAATCGGGTTCTGAACTGGGCGGCTCCCACCTTGAGGGAGGATCTGTGTCTGACCTAGCAGGGTTAGGGTTCTCTCAGCCTGTTTGGAGAAGGGGCTCGGCCAAGGAGGACACCTCTGGGTTCCAAGACAGTGAGAAATCCTTCTTTTCTGAGAGTTCCTCCTTGGGAGACTTCTCTCTCATTGAAGCCCGATATCCAGCTACTAATGGACATGGGGAGCTTGTCTGCCAAGAAGACACCTTCCTTCAGATGACTGTGTTGACAGAGGGGCTGAATGGGAAGCCTCCTGCTTATGAGCAAAGCCTGCAAAGGAGACATCCCCATAACACCAACCATCAGTGGCATCCTTATCCTGACCCAATAGTGTGTGTCGCACTAGAAGTCAGCCAGGACTCCGACGGCTTCCCTCTTGAGGGGCAGCTTGTTTGCTTTCAGACTTTAAAGCTCGCAGAGGACGAGGGCATCGCAAGCGACAGCGACAGCCTCACTGTGTGCTCGGAAGAAGACCCACCATCCCTGGCCTCACTAGTAGGCGAGACTTTTGAAGCTGAGACACGGGGGAAAGGTGGCAGCTTGCAGCAAGAGAGCGATCCAATCTTTAAATTCCAGGGATATCAGCATGTGCGTTATATGCCAAGGAACTGA